A region from the Triticum aestivum cultivar Chinese Spring chromosome 3D, IWGSC CS RefSeq v2.1, whole genome shotgun sequence genome encodes:
- the LOC123079724 gene encoding ATP-dependent zinc metalloprotease FTSH 3, mitochondrial isoform X2 — protein MSLSALSRALARSSRSRQGYLLGGHGVLRAPLPSPSPPPSPLLPGGEGAGLRLVRRYLTSALGSRASSANAAGKVRDGRSLLANSQSRRLLSDQSKKNFPKEKEVPQGDGSNKSESKSGQPNVQEKLLKLFQDSIGPVFLLGLLLATLSGSSEKEISFQEFKNKLLEPGLVDRIVVINKTVAKVHVRSSPSTKQNQHSDTSITTSHLPGQEAPSKYKYYFNIGSVDSFEEKLEEAQEALGIDRHDYIPVIYADKISWFQEIMKFAPTLFIVGLLYVVGRKMSISIGSGSGQGGRSIFSIGKAQVTKMDKNSKNKVFFKDVAGCDEAKQEIMEFVHFLKNPDKYEALGAKIPKGALLCGPPGTGKTLLAKATAGESGVPFLSISGSDFLEMFVGVGPSRVRSLFQEARECAPSIVFIDEIDAIGRARGRGGYSGGNSERENTLNQLLVEMDGFGTTAGVVVLAGTNRPDILDKALLRPGRFDRQISIDRPDINGREQIFRIYLAKLKLDKEPSFYSQRLAALTPGFAGADIANICNEAALITARRDEKLITMQHFESAIDRVIGGLEKKNTVISKLERRTVAYHESGHAVAGWFLEHAEPLLKVTIVPRGTAALGFAQYVPSENLLMTKEQFFDRTCMTLGGRAAEEVLIGKISTGAQNDLEKVTKMTYEQVAVYGFSEKVGLLSFPQRYDGFGMDKPYSGQTASMIDTEVRELVAKAYNTTTELIRKHKDKVAQVAELLLEKEVLHQDDLVRVLGERPFKTAEPTNYDRFKQGFMDSEDSKSAEVDPSSSVGEAVPT, from the exons atgaGCCTCTCCGCCCTCTCCCGCGCGCTCGCGCGCTCCTCCCGGTCGCGCCAG GGTTATCTGCTCGGGGGCCATGGCGTGCTCCGCGCACCGCTGCcttcgccttcgccgccgccgtcgccgctgctgccCGGCGGTGAGGGCGCCGGGCTGCGGCTCGTGCGTCGCTACCTGACGTCCGCTCTGGGGAGCCGGGCTTCCTCGGCCAATGCGGCCGGGAAGGTCCGAGACGGGAGGTCCCTGCTCGCCAACTCGCAGTCCCGGCGGCTGTTGTCCGACCAGTCGAAAAAGA ATTTCCCCAAGGAGAAGGAGGTGCCGCAAGGGGATGGGAGCAACAAGTCTGAATCGAAGA GTGGTCAGCCAAATGTCCAGGAGAAACTTCTGAAGCTATTCCAGGACTCTATTGGTCCTGTATTCCTTCTTGGCCTATTACTAGCAACATTATCGGGTTCATCAGAGAAGGAG ATAAGCTTTCAAGAATTTAAGAACAAGCTTTTAGAACCTGGGTTAGTTGACCGGATCGTTGTTATAAACAAGACAGTTGCAAAAGTTCATGTCAGAAGTTCACCCTCAACCAAGCAAAACCAGCATAGTGATACAAGTATTACTACCAGTCATCTTCCTGGTCAAGAGGCTCCTAGCAAATACAAGTATTACTTTAATATTGGAAGTGTTGATTCTTTCGAAGAGAAGTTAGAAGAGGCTCAGGAAGCATTGGGGATAGATCGACATGATTACATCCCTGTAATTTATGCTGATAAGATAAGCTGGTTCCAGGAAATCATGAAGTTTGCTCCGACACTTTTCATTGTTGGCTTGCTATATGTGGTGGGGAGAAAGATGTCGATTAGTATTGGTAGTGGTTCTGGGCAAGGAGGCCGTAGTATTTTCAGCATTGGAAAAGCTCAAGTGACAAAGATGGATAAAAACTCCAAAAACAAG GTTTTCTTTAAGGATGTAGCTGGTTGTGATGAAGCTAAACAAGAAATCATGGAATTTGTTCATTTCCTGAAAAACCCTGACAAATATGAAGCGCTGGGAGCTAAAATACCGAAGGGTGCTCTTCTTTGTGGCCCCCCTGGCACAGGGAAGACTCTCCTTGCTAAAGCTACTGCTGGAGAGTCTGGTGTACCTTTCTTGTCTATATCTGGTTCAGACTTCTTGGAAATGTTTGTTGGTGTTGGACCATCCAGGGTGAGAAGCTTATTTCAAGAAGCTCGGGAATGTGCACCTAGTATTGTAtttattgatgaaattgatgcaATTGGTCGTGCAAGAGGCCGTGGAGGGTATTCTGGTGGGAACAGTGAGCGTGAGAATACGTTGAATCAGTTGCTTGTAGAGATGGATGGGTTTGGAACAACAGCTGGGGTAGTTGTACTTGCGGGCACAAATAGACCTGACATCCTGGATAAAGCTTTGCTAAGACCAGGAAGATTTGATCGTCAGATAAGTATTGATAGGCCAGACATAAATGGCCGTGAACAAATATTCCGCATCTACCTTGCAAAGCTAAAACTGGATAAGGAGCCGTCGTTCTATTCGCAAAGATTAGCTGCGTTGACACCTGGATTTGCTGGAGCAGATATTGCCAATATCTGTAACGAGGCTGCTCTAATTACTGCAAGAAGAGATGAGAAGCTGATTACAATGCAGCATTTTGAGTCTGCAATTGATAGGGTAATTGGAGGCTTGGAGAAGAAAAATACG GTCATTAGCAAACTGGAGCGTCGAACCGTTGCTTACCATGAATCTGGTCATGCTGTTGCTGGATGGTTTTTGGAGCATGCAGAGCCACTCCTTAAAGTTACAATTGTACCTCGTGGAACAGCTGCTTTAGGCTTTGCCCAGTACGTACCAAGTGAGAATCTTTTGATGACAAAAGAACAGTTTTTTGACAGGACATGCATGACCCTAGGTGGCCGAGCCGCTGAGGAG GTTTTGATTGGGAAGATCTCGACTGGTGCTCAGAATGATCTGGAGAAAGTTACTAAAATGACTTACGAGCAGGTTGCAGTATATGGCTTCAGTGAAAAGGTTGGGCTCCTATCTTTCCCTCAAAGGTATGATGGTTTTGGAATGGACAAGCCATATAGCGGGCAGACAGCATCCATGATTGACACTGAGGTGAGGGAATTGGTTGCCAAGGCCTACAACACCACTACTGAGCTGATAAGGAAGCACAAGGACAAAGTTGCCCAAGTTGCAGAGCTGTTGCTTGAGAAGGAGGTCCTCCATCAGGATGATCTGGTCCGGGTTCTAGGGGAGCGCCCATTCAAGACAGCCGAGCCAACAAATTATGATCGCTTCAAACAAGGTTTCATGGATTCGGAGGACAGTAAGAGTGCTGAAGTCGACCCATCATCATCCGTTGGCGAGGCAGTGCCAACCTAA
- the LOC123079724 gene encoding ATP-dependent zinc metalloprotease FTSH 3, mitochondrial isoform X1, translating into MSLSALSRALARSSRSRQGYLLGGHGVLRAPLPSPSPPPSPLLPGGEGAGLRLVRRYLTSALGSRASSANAAGKVRDGRSLLANSQSRRLLSDQSKKNFPKEKEVPQGDGSNKSESKKESNSGGQPNVQEKLLKLFQDSIGPVFLLGLLLATLSGSSEKEISFQEFKNKLLEPGLVDRIVVINKTVAKVHVRSSPSTKQNQHSDTSITTSHLPGQEAPSKYKYYFNIGSVDSFEEKLEEAQEALGIDRHDYIPVIYADKISWFQEIMKFAPTLFIVGLLYVVGRKMSISIGSGSGQGGRSIFSIGKAQVTKMDKNSKNKVFFKDVAGCDEAKQEIMEFVHFLKNPDKYEALGAKIPKGALLCGPPGTGKTLLAKATAGESGVPFLSISGSDFLEMFVGVGPSRVRSLFQEARECAPSIVFIDEIDAIGRARGRGGYSGGNSERENTLNQLLVEMDGFGTTAGVVVLAGTNRPDILDKALLRPGRFDRQISIDRPDINGREQIFRIYLAKLKLDKEPSFYSQRLAALTPGFAGADIANICNEAALITARRDEKLITMQHFESAIDRVIGGLEKKNTVISKLERRTVAYHESGHAVAGWFLEHAEPLLKVTIVPRGTAALGFAQYVPSENLLMTKEQFFDRTCMTLGGRAAEEVLIGKISTGAQNDLEKVTKMTYEQVAVYGFSEKVGLLSFPQRYDGFGMDKPYSGQTASMIDTEVRELVAKAYNTTTELIRKHKDKVAQVAELLLEKEVLHQDDLVRVLGERPFKTAEPTNYDRFKQGFMDSEDSKSAEVDPSSSVGEAVPT; encoded by the exons atgaGCCTCTCCGCCCTCTCCCGCGCGCTCGCGCGCTCCTCCCGGTCGCGCCAG GGTTATCTGCTCGGGGGCCATGGCGTGCTCCGCGCACCGCTGCcttcgccttcgccgccgccgtcgccgctgctgccCGGCGGTGAGGGCGCCGGGCTGCGGCTCGTGCGTCGCTACCTGACGTCCGCTCTGGGGAGCCGGGCTTCCTCGGCCAATGCGGCCGGGAAGGTCCGAGACGGGAGGTCCCTGCTCGCCAACTCGCAGTCCCGGCGGCTGTTGTCCGACCAGTCGAAAAAGA ATTTCCCCAAGGAGAAGGAGGTGCCGCAAGGGGATGGGAGCAACAAGTCTGAATCGAAGA AGGAATCCAATTCAGGTGGTCAGCCAAATGTCCAGGAGAAACTTCTGAAGCTATTCCAGGACTCTATTGGTCCTGTATTCCTTCTTGGCCTATTACTAGCAACATTATCGGGTTCATCAGAGAAGGAG ATAAGCTTTCAAGAATTTAAGAACAAGCTTTTAGAACCTGGGTTAGTTGACCGGATCGTTGTTATAAACAAGACAGTTGCAAAAGTTCATGTCAGAAGTTCACCCTCAACCAAGCAAAACCAGCATAGTGATACAAGTATTACTACCAGTCATCTTCCTGGTCAAGAGGCTCCTAGCAAATACAAGTATTACTTTAATATTGGAAGTGTTGATTCTTTCGAAGAGAAGTTAGAAGAGGCTCAGGAAGCATTGGGGATAGATCGACATGATTACATCCCTGTAATTTATGCTGATAAGATAAGCTGGTTCCAGGAAATCATGAAGTTTGCTCCGACACTTTTCATTGTTGGCTTGCTATATGTGGTGGGGAGAAAGATGTCGATTAGTATTGGTAGTGGTTCTGGGCAAGGAGGCCGTAGTATTTTCAGCATTGGAAAAGCTCAAGTGACAAAGATGGATAAAAACTCCAAAAACAAG GTTTTCTTTAAGGATGTAGCTGGTTGTGATGAAGCTAAACAAGAAATCATGGAATTTGTTCATTTCCTGAAAAACCCTGACAAATATGAAGCGCTGGGAGCTAAAATACCGAAGGGTGCTCTTCTTTGTGGCCCCCCTGGCACAGGGAAGACTCTCCTTGCTAAAGCTACTGCTGGAGAGTCTGGTGTACCTTTCTTGTCTATATCTGGTTCAGACTTCTTGGAAATGTTTGTTGGTGTTGGACCATCCAGGGTGAGAAGCTTATTTCAAGAAGCTCGGGAATGTGCACCTAGTATTGTAtttattgatgaaattgatgcaATTGGTCGTGCAAGAGGCCGTGGAGGGTATTCTGGTGGGAACAGTGAGCGTGAGAATACGTTGAATCAGTTGCTTGTAGAGATGGATGGGTTTGGAACAACAGCTGGGGTAGTTGTACTTGCGGGCACAAATAGACCTGACATCCTGGATAAAGCTTTGCTAAGACCAGGAAGATTTGATCGTCAGATAAGTATTGATAGGCCAGACATAAATGGCCGTGAACAAATATTCCGCATCTACCTTGCAAAGCTAAAACTGGATAAGGAGCCGTCGTTCTATTCGCAAAGATTAGCTGCGTTGACACCTGGATTTGCTGGAGCAGATATTGCCAATATCTGTAACGAGGCTGCTCTAATTACTGCAAGAAGAGATGAGAAGCTGATTACAATGCAGCATTTTGAGTCTGCAATTGATAGGGTAATTGGAGGCTTGGAGAAGAAAAATACG GTCATTAGCAAACTGGAGCGTCGAACCGTTGCTTACCATGAATCTGGTCATGCTGTTGCTGGATGGTTTTTGGAGCATGCAGAGCCACTCCTTAAAGTTACAATTGTACCTCGTGGAACAGCTGCTTTAGGCTTTGCCCAGTACGTACCAAGTGAGAATCTTTTGATGACAAAAGAACAGTTTTTTGACAGGACATGCATGACCCTAGGTGGCCGAGCCGCTGAGGAG GTTTTGATTGGGAAGATCTCGACTGGTGCTCAGAATGATCTGGAGAAAGTTACTAAAATGACTTACGAGCAGGTTGCAGTATATGGCTTCAGTGAAAAGGTTGGGCTCCTATCTTTCCCTCAAAGGTATGATGGTTTTGGAATGGACAAGCCATATAGCGGGCAGACAGCATCCATGATTGACACTGAGGTGAGGGAATTGGTTGCCAAGGCCTACAACACCACTACTGAGCTGATAAGGAAGCACAAGGACAAAGTTGCCCAAGTTGCAGAGCTGTTGCTTGAGAAGGAGGTCCTCCATCAGGATGATCTGGTCCGGGTTCTAGGGGAGCGCCCATTCAAGACAGCCGAGCCAACAAATTATGATCGCTTCAAACAAGGTTTCATGGATTCGGAGGACAGTAAGAGTGCTGAAGTCGACCCATCATCATCCGTTGGCGAGGCAGTGCCAACCTAA